Below is a genomic region from Hevea brasiliensis isolate MT/VB/25A 57/8 chromosome 3, ASM3005281v1, whole genome shotgun sequence.
ACAACCCATTAACCCAAATCCATCAGCAAACTCAAGCAGTCGAGCAACAAAGCAAATCTTTTAAATTTTCTCTCCTTCCATACACAATCGTTTCTTTTCCTTTGTGtggcaagaaaacacttcattttctttcttgaGACTCTTTTCTTTGtatctaaattttcttttttttttaaagaaaaaattcaGTGATCATGGCTCCTGATCTTACCACCTCCACAAAGACTACCTCCACTCTGGTCAAGCAAGCTAGCATATCTTCTTGTGCTTATATTACGTTCTTGGCTGGAAATGGAGACTATGTGAAAGGTGTTGTTGGGTTGGCCAAGGGGTTGAGGAAGGTTAATAGTAAGTACCCACTAGTAGTGGCGATTCTGCCTGATGTTCCAGAGGAGCACCGCAAGATTCTGGTCTCTCAAGGGTGTATAGTCAAGGAGATTGAACCTTTGTACCCGCCTGAGAACCAGACCCAATTTGCCATGGCTTATTATGTGATCAACTACTCCAAGCTTCGTATATGGGAGGTATGTGTGTTTGTTAAAGTACTTGAGGAAGattaaattcaattcaattgTGAGGTTATTTATGTGGATTTTTTGCTTGCAGTTCGTGGAGTATAGCAAGATGATATATTTGGATGGTGACATCCAAGTGTTTGAGAATATAGACCACCTCTTTGACTTGCAAGATGGCTACTTTTATGGTGTTATGGACTGTTTCTGTGAACAGACATGGAGTCACTCCCTGCAGCACAAGATTGGCTACTGCCAACAGTGCCCTGATAGGGTTCAGTGGCCTACTGAGATGGGTCCTAAACCTCCCCTTTACTTCAACGCTGGCATGTTTGTTTTTGAACCCAATCTGTCCACATACCATGATCTCTTGAGTACTGTCAAAGTTACCACTCCTACTCTCTTTGCTGAGCAGGTAAATATCAAGTTTTACTTGGATGTTTTGGTCTTTTTCACATTGATTAAGCCCATTTTCCACTAAATTGTTTATTAATTGTATTATCGGCAGGATTTCCTGAACATGTTCTTCAAGGACATTTTCAGGCCACTTCCTCCAATTTACAACCTCGTTTTGGCCTTGCTCTGGCGCCATCCTGAGAATATTGAACTTGACAAGCTCAAGGTTGTTCACTACTGTGCAGCTGTAAGTATCAAATATGTGTTCAAAATTATAACACAGCTTTTTCTATCTATATAACAAGTCTATGGTTCTAATGGTGTTCGTTTAAATGTTCTTCAGGGCTCCAAGCCATGGAGGTATACTGGGAAAGAAAAGAACATGGACAGAGAAGACATCAAGATGATGATCAAGAAATGGTGGGACATTTACAATGACGAGTCCTTGGACTACAAGAACACTCTGGCTGCTGCTGCTGGTAGAACTGAAAGTGGTGTACAACCACTCTTGGCTGCACTCTCGGAGACTGGTGTTGTTCACTACATGACCGCCCCATCTGCTGCCTAAGGCTATATCAGTAgtagcagtaatttgtatagggaTGGATCCATATAAGGCTTTGTTTAGGTGAAACATTTATATTTTTTGCGAACCCCCATGTATTAAATTGGGGTAGTTTTCTTCTGTGAGGACATTTTATCCCTCCTTTGTATTGTTGGTTTCTGACTGTTTTTCAATTAATATAAGATATAAACAGAGTGTTTTACTGTAATTCTCTTTCAATATTCACTTCTATCTGACTTTATCCATTTCTAGTTTTTGGTTAAACTTGTAAGTATTCCAACTAAGGTTTATTGTTCTAAAATGATAACCAGCCAATCAAACCTCTATTTTTAATCTCTTAATccgttcaaaataagaaaaatgattttttaattttttttcattttgtttaaattaattttggGAAAGAGCTAATTCCATGACAATTTAAAATATTCACATGTTGATCTCTAACTATTTAATGAATCTTATCCTCAACTCAAATAGCATGCAGCTAATAGTAGTCTTTTCAGATACAAACATCTCAGGGAATCCTATTAATATTGGTATACtataattaagataattaaaggaaaaatgattTTTGATTTGCTTTGATTATGGCTTTCCATTAGTAGCAGAAAATTTGAGACCCTTGCCTGCAATACTCTCTAGAATCTCAACCATAAcaattctatatttcttttaaataccCACCAATTTCTCATTAGCAACTGGCTCTTGATTTTGGAAAGCAAAATGAGTCTAGCTCATTGTTATTTTTCTGTCTCTGTTGCTCTGCTGGTCATCTTCCTCCTGATCAACCCTGCCTTTAGTGACAAAAAAACCCAAGAAATGATCGATAAAGTCTGTCGCCAAATGGAAGAATATGGCTTTTGCAACCAGACGTTCAACGAGAACCTGAAGACCAAATCAACAAACTATGTTGATCTGACCCAGATAACAATAGACCAAGTTACAAGAAATGCAACAAATACCTATGAATTTGTTTTGCAACTCCTGCAGAACACAAGCATTGAAGCATTGAAGAATGCACTTAGGGTATGTGAAAGTAGTTACCAGGTAGTGCTTGGGGCTTTCCAGGATGCCCTGAGGTCATTTAACCAGCAAGATTATGATAGTATGATTAAGTATGAAAGGGTGACTCCTAAAGCACAAGGCGGTTGTGATGCTTGTTTTAACACCCCACCAATCCCTGCAAATCCTCTGGCTGATAGGAATAGGCAAATAAGGATTCTCATTGCCATGGCTATTGTCACTGGCCATGAACTTGTCACTTTATAGGATCCAACTATTATTTACTTCACTGGCTATTTGGAGAATCCAACTGAGATTCAAATTCGAGGTTTCTGAAGATGACTATAGCAACCAAACTCAATGGCACTGCAAGTGAAGTTTTAGTTATGCCTGTCAATTTTGTATTGATGGAGTCGTACATTTGATAGATCATGGATCCTTTATTTTCTCTTCTATTTCCATTGATGAGCATTTGGAGTCTGCATTCATTTTCTCCAATAGTTCAATTACTCTAAACGTAGTGGTTAGAAGCATTTCAGAATTATAATTGAACCCATTTTACTTTTTGATTGAACGGAACAAGCAATGATGGAATTTCATTGCTTTATATGTGTATCGCAGGACAGTAGCTTGTTACTCGACGGTGATGGGATCCTAACAAGCCCATCCCAGCCCAATAACTTAGGCATTATCTACCTCAACCCACCACTAATTAAGAATCAGACGCCATTTACTCAGCCTGATTAACATttgcttttcattttttttttcaatcttaattcataaaataaaattagaaacaCACAAAATTGCAATATTACAAATTCGAGCCATCAGTGACCAAGAGGCGGCACCGCAAGCAAAACAATGGACGTCTTTAACTGTACCGTTAAATTATAAAGGTTAGGATTTACATCCTCGAAAGTACgagcattttaattttaattcatatCCATTGTACAGGGTTGGGTCACTCAAGAGCGACGATCCTTAGCACTAACAGCAACGTGTTACTACAGGAGGAAATTTAAGAAGAAAGAGCAACGACCTCAGCTGCAATGTTCATCAGTAGCTAATCTGTAGCATTCGAGAGTCGAATGCACTCGATGATAGTTATGGATAGCTATGAGTAGTTGCAACAGAAGTGGAGAGTTAATAAAGTAGTTTAGAGGTAGTTTCAGTAGCTCAATATCCCTCAAAATGAACCATCAAGCACCTAATGCTCATTGAAAGAAACATAAACTCCCGTTTCATCAAAGAGGTATATCATGTTAACATATACGAACTGTGAATAATGAATTATTTAAAATCTACAGGAACAATTTGCCCATTTCTATTATAGTAAATATCTCACACATTCTCTCAACAATTACAGGATAAGAAATCCAGAGACACCAATTAACCAAATTTGAAGCAGGCTGCAACCTGAGAAGTGGCAGGAAACTGATCGCATCCCCTACGCCTGCACAACCATCAGAAAGTAAAATAACGTCAAACAAAGAGGACTGTTCAATATTATCAGGAACACAAGGCAAATTCCAACCAACTTACTGAGGCCCTACCTTGTTAGCAATGTTGTTGGAGAGCCAGTCCAGTCCTTCATAGAGGCCTTCACCTGAAGTGGCACATGTGCTCTGGATATACCTGCAAGAAACACAAATATTATCATTGAATGGTGGCTTTCCTATCCATCGAGGTTGATTCAAGTTCGCAACTATTTATCAAAAGGTTAAAAACGGAAACTTATACCAATGGCGCTGGCGAAGCGAGTGAAGGCCGAGCTTATCAGTAATCTCAGCAGCATTCATAGCATTTGGAAGATCTTGCTTGTTTGCAAATACAAGTAACACAGCATCTCTCAACTCATCCTACATACAAAATAGAACATTATTAAATGCCCATTGTTAAAGAAACATATTTAAGCACAAACAAAACCATTGATGAATTTGCTACTAAAAACTGAGAATTTGCCTCTGGGAAAATACCTTTGTGCAGATCAGTTTGCAAAATCCATTTCCATcaaatgggaaaaaaaaaattagattcaaTTAATTCTACAAACCTCATTCAACATACGATGCAATTCATCCCGAGCCTCAACTACACGGTCACGGTCATTGCTATCAACCACAAATATAAGCCCTTGAGTGTTTTGGAAGTAATGTCTCCATAAAGGTCGAATCTGTTAAAAGACACAAAAGACTGTCCATTAACAGGGATTTCAAACTGTTTAGACGTCAATAAAACAACTGCAAACCACTAACATTCTCTATTTGAACACATTAGAGCCAACATTGCATGACTGAGGAATTTCTTAGTGATACCAGGATTACTCACCAGATTGTCTATGTTAAAAATATATCTCAAGCATCACAGTCTACGCACACAAGCGCATGCGCGCACACACACGCGCGCACACACACGCGTATAAAAGGAAAACAAAAAAGAACATGAACTTACCTGTTTACATGTGATTTATTAAGTATTATACAGATAGCCTTACTCAAACACTTAAAGATATGGTTGACATCAATTACACAACACAAAGAAGACAGTAAGTCACATTGCTAATAGGATACCAATGAGCCAGTAGAAGACCATACTTAAACATGTACGTCTTAGACTAACCATATGAAAACAAAGATTGCAGAAAATGAAATGTCTGCCACAGCATGGATAGCCTAAAGACATTGGTAAAGCACATTCAGCTTAGTTTTCTGTTGTGTGCTAACAAAAGAAAGGGGGAAAAAACAATAAGCACGCCTATAGCCCATAAGCATGTGCATAACCAATCATTGCAATCATGCAAAATTTATCAGACAATGAATTGTCTGCCATAGCATGGATAGCCTTTCCTCATGCAACCCAAGGAAAAACTTGAAAGACAACATGGCAAAAATTGATTTAGCTTATGTATTTGTTGTGTGCCGATAAAAATATCTAATCAGCACAAGACCGTCCATAAGCACATATATTAGAAATGTGTAATTAAAGAAGATAACATAAAATTTCTGCCATGCAATCTACAGCTTTCCCTCAAACAGACAAAGGAAAACCGAAACATTATGTGGCATCAGATGTAGCTTGTGATTATGTTACGTGCTGATAAAGCATATCTAATCAGCACAAGACCGTCCATAAGCACTGCAGAAGAGTTGTAATAGTCAAGTAAATACATCATTAAAGGCATGCTGCACCAAGTATTGTCAATGATTATGCAATGTCAAGATCATTGTCAGGAGCAAATACGTAAAACAAATAGCAGCCCAAAAAATAGTAACAACAAAAGCACTCTTTTCCCCAATTGCGAATACATTATCCAAGCTCTAGCCGCTATATGGAATATCATCACATACCTTGTCCTGACCACCAACATCCCAGACAGTAAAGCTGATGTTCTTATATTCCACAGTCTCCACATTAAATCCTGAGTGAAAATGCAAATAAACATCACTCACCCAACCAAAGTAATCTAATTATCTACAACAGCAAAATGGAAGAGCATCCTATACACTAAACACTTGTTAACAAGTTAGACACAAAACATACCAATTGTAGGAATGGTAGTCACAATCTCTCCCAGCTTGAGCTTGTATAAAATGGTGGTCTTACCCGCAGCATCAAGACCCACCATAAGAATTCGCATCTCTTTCTTAGCAAATAGCCGGCTGAAAAGCTTGGTGAATGAAAGCCCCATCTTTTCTATCTAGGCTGGATTCAAAATGCCAAGTCATAAATATGCCAAAAAACAAAAACACCTTTTGCCATGCACACATACAATCAAAATGCAGAAGATGCAAGTGAGATCTGGTAACCCATTTTGATAAAATTGCTAGCAAAAAAATCAAGGTGTAACGTAGCCTGAATATATACACATTCCCATTGCttactttaattccattttttcaacaataaatgacataaaaaaaaaaagcacacaCAATGACACATACAGATCCTAGATGCATCAGATCTACGGAAAACACGAATAAATCAATATAAATCCAAAGCTGAAACTTTGAAATGAACCCAACAGATGCCTCATAATAAAACAGGAACTAATGAGATCCAGATCTAAATCAGGATCTACAACAACATCCACAGGCAAATCCGTAAGGCATGAAAAGGAAAATAACACCATGGAAgcggggggagagagagagagagcttacaGAAACGGAGCTCGGGAAGAGGAACGAAGAGAGGAGAGGAAGAAAAAAACCGGACGGCGAATGAAATGGAGGTCCATATCCTCCCTATTTAACGGCTGTCTGAGATAACGGCTGTTTCTAGACGTTAATGCTTTTAACGATTTTTGTTTCGAGTCATTGGCTGCTCGTTAATTGTTAGGGTAAGTGAGTGAGAATTTAGTGCGGCAGGGCTCATGGTAATGTACAAGAAATTTTGGACCGTACAGGTGAAATCATCATCACCCTTCAACTTTTTATTATttgtgctatttttttttttttttaaatctactTGTTAATATTCTCTTTTTAAAGGGTAGAAATTAAGAAACAAATACTTGAGTTTTACATAATTATGCAATGAAATAAGAaatatttatcttttttttttaatctttattttccATCTAATTTGACACAATTTTATATTCATTGTGAGCATTAACTGTACTCATAAGAAATTCCACAACAATCATGGAGATTTTTGTTCAGGCAACTTGTGGGCATAGATTCCACAAACAAAACTCAGAGCTAGCTCTGTATTTATATCACACAAAGTAatgataattaattaatcaacttCTTGATTAAGCAAAAACTAGCATTTAGAGATAATAGCTTCTTAAAATCGGGTAATTAAAGAAAATCACCCACATACACCTCAAAGTTAATTATGGATTGAAACAAAACTTAATTTGCTTTTGCTTCATTGTTTCTTTATCTCATCATTTAGCTTGCGGCAGGAGCATTTCTGCCGTTGGAATTTGCAGGCAGCTGCAATTCCAGGTCACCTTTCTCTTCTTTCCCACCTTCCTTCCAGGCTTCTATTGCTTCAATAGCCTTCAATTTCATCTCCTTTTCTTTCCCCCACAGAACAGCATAGAGTCCAGCAACAATCATGACAGATCCTACGGCACTGAATCAAACACATAAATTTTAGAATCCAGGGAAAATTTCTGAGATTTAAAGCTAAAACTATTACCAGAAAGAGCCATGTTCTTACGTTCCAACGTATAATTTCTCACGCAGCAAAGCCCAACTGAGAACAGCCACAATAACCAGCAACAGGGGGCTGAACACTGAGACGTAGAGAGCTCCTTTCTTTTGGATGCTCCATGAGGTGAGGGAAAATGCTAGAGCAGAACATACAACTCCCTGGAATTACATTATGATTTGTACGTTGGCAAGTGAAAGTTTCAAAGAACTCACAAGAAAGATCAACAAGGCATAGAATTTTGGAAACATACTGCATAAAGAGCTGCAACAAGCCTGCCTGGAGCGTGCAATGACCACTCGGACGGTTTGTGATTTGCAAACAAGCCAATGACCACGCACTCAATGCTACCCATGAAGCACATCAACAATGTGCTTGTATATGGAGCCGGAAATTTGTCACTTACGTTAGCCTGCAAATATTTGAAGCTGCATTAAACTGGGTTCGGACTT
It encodes:
- the LOC110672648 gene encoding galactinol synthase 2, translated to MAPDLTTSTKTTSTLVKQASISSCAYITFLAGNGDYVKGVVGLAKGLRKVNSKYPLVVAILPDVPEEHRKILVSQGCIVKEIEPLYPPENQTQFAMAYYVINYSKLRIWEFVEYSKMIYLDGDIQVFENIDHLFDLQDGYFYGVMDCFCEQTWSHSLQHKIGYCQQCPDRVQWPTEMGPKPPLYFNAGMFVFEPNLSTYHDLLSTVKVTTPTLFAEQDFLNMFFKDIFRPLPPIYNLVLALLWRHPENIELDKLKVVHYCAAGSKPWRYTGKEKNMDREDIKMMIKKWWDIYNDESLDYKNTLAAAAGRTESGVQPLLAALSETGVVHYMTAPSAA
- the LOC110636205 gene encoding uncharacterized protein LOC110636205; its protein translation is MSLAHCYFSVSVALLVIFLLINPAFSDKKTQEMIDKVCRQMEEYGFCNQTFNENLKTKSTNYVDLTQITIDQVTRNATNTYEFVLQLLQNTSIEALKNALRVCESSYQVVLGAFQDALRSFNQQDYDSMIKYERVTPKAQGGCDACFNTPPIPANPLADRNRQIRILIAMAIVTGHELVTL
- the LOC110673017 gene encoding ADP-ribosylation factor; this encodes MGLSFTKLFSRLFAKKEMRILMVGLDAAGKTTILYKLKLGEIVTTIPTIGFNVETVEYKNISFTVWDVGGQDKIRPLWRHYFQNTQGLIFVVDSNDRDRVVEARDELHRMLNEDELRDAVLLVFANKQDLPNAMNAAEITDKLGLHSLRQRHWYIQSTCATSGEGLYEGLDWLSNNIANKA